The following are encoded in a window of Alphaproteobacteria bacterium genomic DNA:
- a CDS encoding ATP-binding cassette domain-containing protein: MTAALLQVEGLSVSFAGRAGRRRQAPLRALSDVSFALEAGQTLGVVGESGCGKSTLARAILHLIAPSAGQVRWQGRDQAGLSTTELRHCRRQMQIVFQDPLAALNPRFTAGEIIAEPLRNFEPALDRAGRAARVAAAMRQVGLTPALVNRYPHEFSGGQCQRLGIARAVVLRPQLLVWDEPVSALDVSIQAQIIELLAQLQGELDLALIFISHDLAVVRHVSQRVLVLYLGRVMELAERTTLFANPRHPYTRALLAAAPVPDPQQQRQRRTVLGGEAPSPLDPPSGCPFESRCAEAEALCARKLPQLIEASPGHFVACHKWLATK, translated from the coding sequence ATGACGGCAGCGCTGCTGCAGGTCGAGGGACTGTCGGTGAGCTTTGCCGGCCGCGCCGGCCGCCGCCGCCAAGCACCGCTGCGGGCGCTGAGCGACGTGAGCTTCGCGCTGGAGGCCGGCCAGACGCTGGGAGTAGTGGGCGAATCGGGCTGCGGCAAGTCGACGCTGGCCCGCGCCATCCTGCACCTGATCGCGCCCAGCGCCGGCCAGGTTCGCTGGCAGGGCCGCGACCAGGCGGGGCTCAGCACGACCGAGTTGCGGCACTGCCGCCGCCAGATGCAGATCGTCTTCCAGGACCCGCTGGCGGCTCTCAATCCGCGCTTCACGGCCGGCGAGATCATCGCCGAGCCCTTGCGCAACTTCGAGCCGGCGCTGGACCGGGCCGGGCGCGCCGCCCGGGTGGCGGCGGCGATGCGCCAAGTGGGGCTGACGCCGGCCCTGGTCAACCGCTATCCCCACGAGTTCTCGGGCGGCCAGTGCCAGCGCCTCGGCATCGCCCGGGCGGTGGTGCTGAGGCCCCAGCTGCTGGTCTGGGACGAGCCTGTCAGCGCGCTCGACGTCTCGATCCAGGCCCAGATCATCGAACTGCTGGCCCAATTGCAGGGCGAGCTCGATTTGGCGCTGATCTTCATCTCCCACGATCTGGCCGTGGTGCGCCACGTCAGCCAGCGCGTGCTGGTGCTCTACCTGGGCCGGGTCATGGAATTGGCCGAGCGCACGACGCTCTTTGCCAACCCCCGCCACCCCTATACCCGGGCCCTGCTGGCGGCCGCGCCGGTGCCCGACCCGCAGCAACAGCGCCAGCGCCGCACGGTGCTTGGCGGCGAGGCACCGTCACCGCTCGATCCCCCCAGCGGCTGCCCCTTCGAAAGCCGCTGTGCCGAGGCCGAGGCGCTTTGCGCCAGAAAGCTGCCACAGCTGATCGAAGCCAGCCCCGGCCACTTCGTGGCCTGCCACAAGTGGCTTGCCACAAAGTGA